A stretch of the Streptomyces sp. NBC_00078 genome encodes the following:
- the trpS gene encoding tryptophan--tRNA ligase, with product MASDSPRVLSGIQPTAGSFHLGNYLGAVRQWVALQETHDAFYMVVDLHAITLPQDPADLRANTRLAAAQLLAAGLDPDRCTLFIQSHVPEHAQLAWVMNCLTGFGEASRMTQFKDKAARQGADRASVGLFTYPVLQVADILLYQAHEVPVGEDQRQHVELTRDLAERFNGRFGQTFTIPKPYILKETAKIYDLQDPSIKMSKSASTPKGLINLLDDPKATAKKVRSAVTDTDTVIRYDVGNKPGISNLLTIYSTLTGKSIAELEREYEGKMYGALKTDLADVMVEFVTPFKERTQQYLDDSETLDSILAKGAEKARAVAAETLSQAYDRVGFLPAKH from the coding sequence ATGGCCTCTGACAGTCCTCGTGTGCTCTCCGGAATCCAGCCCACCGCAGGCTCGTTCCACCTCGGCAACTACCTCGGCGCCGTCCGCCAGTGGGTGGCCCTGCAGGAGACTCACGACGCGTTCTACATGGTCGTCGACCTGCACGCGATCACGCTTCCGCAGGACCCCGCCGACCTGCGTGCCAACACCAGGCTCGCCGCCGCCCAGCTCCTCGCTGCCGGTCTCGATCCCGACCGCTGCACGCTCTTCATCCAGAGCCATGTCCCCGAGCACGCCCAGCTGGCCTGGGTCATGAACTGCCTCACCGGCTTCGGCGAGGCCTCCCGCATGACCCAGTTCAAGGACAAGGCCGCCAGGCAGGGCGCCGACCGTGCGTCCGTGGGCCTGTTCACGTACCCGGTCCTCCAGGTCGCCGACATCCTGCTCTACCAGGCGCACGAGGTCCCGGTCGGCGAGGACCAGCGCCAGCACGTCGAGCTCACCCGCGACCTCGCGGAGCGTTTCAACGGCCGCTTCGGCCAGACGTTCACGATCCCGAAGCCGTACATCCTCAAGGAGACGGCGAAGATCTACGACCTGCAGGACCCGTCGATCAAGATGAGCAAGTCGGCCTCCACGCCGAAGGGCCTCATCAACCTCCTCGACGACCCCAAGGCCACCGCCAAGAAGGTCAGGAGCGCGGTCACCGACACCGACACCGTCATCCGCTACGACGTCGGGAACAAGCCCGGCATCAGCAACCTGCTCACCATCTACTCGACCCTCACGGGCAAGTCGATCGCCGAGCTGGAGCGGGAGTACGAGGGCAAGATGTACGGCGCGCTCAAGACGGACCTCGCCGATGTGATGGTCGAGTTCGTGACGCCCTTCAAGGAGCGCACCCAGCAGTACCTGGACGACTCGGAGACGCTCGACTCGATCCTGGCCAAGGGCGCGGAGAAGGCGCGCGCCGTGGCCGCGGAGACCCTTTCCCAGGCGTACGACCGGGTGGGCTTCCTGCCCGCGAAGCACTGA
- a CDS encoding 2'-5' RNA ligase family protein, protein MGTVTIGVSIAVPEPYGSQLQQLRTGFGDAAAHGIPTHVTLLPPTEVDGSDLSAVEAHLSEVAVVGRPFPMRLSGTGTFRPLSPVVFVRVAEGAEACTWLQQQVRDTSGPVPRELQFPYHPHVTVAHGIDEEAMDRAFEELADYEADWSCTGFALYEQGPDGVWRKLREYAFGRSVVPPQAGHVERGSLPTR, encoded by the coding sequence GTGGGGACCGTAACGATCGGCGTGTCGATCGCGGTCCCGGAGCCTTACGGCAGCCAGCTCCAACAGCTGCGCACGGGCTTCGGCGACGCCGCGGCTCACGGCATCCCCACGCACGTCACCCTGCTGCCGCCGACGGAGGTCGACGGCAGTGACCTGTCGGCCGTCGAGGCACATCTGAGCGAGGTCGCGGTGGTCGGCCGGCCCTTCCCGATGCGGCTGTCCGGCACGGGCACCTTCCGGCCCCTGTCACCTGTCGTCTTCGTGCGGGTCGCCGAGGGCGCCGAGGCCTGCACCTGGCTGCAGCAGCAGGTCCGCGACACCTCCGGGCCCGTGCCGCGCGAGCTGCAGTTCCCCTACCACCCGCACGTCACGGTCGCGCACGGCATCGACGAAGAGGCCATGGACCGCGCCTTCGAGGAACTCGCCGACTACGAGGCGGACTGGTCGTGCACCGGCTTCGCGCTCTACGAGCAGGGTCCCGACGGCGTGTGGCGCAAGCTGCGCGAGTACGCCTTCGGGCGCTCGGTGGTGCCGCCGCAGGCCGGTCACGTGGAGCGCGGGTCCCTGCCGACCCGCTGA
- a CDS encoding decaprenylphospho-beta-D-erythro-pentofuranosid-2-ulose 2-reductase: MKDAFGLPQSMLVLGGTSEIALATARRLIARRTRTVWLAGRPSPALEQAAEQLRGHGADVHTVAFDALDPDAHESALGKVFTEGDVDMVLLAFGILGDQARDEREPAAAVRVAQTNYTGAVSAALVSARALQEQGHGSLVVLSSVAGERARRSDFIYGSSKAGLDAFAQGLGDALHGTGVRVMVVRPGFVRSKMTAGLPRAPFATTPEAVATAVELGLRRRSETVWVPGVLRVVMSALRHVPRDVFRRLAL; the protein is encoded by the coding sequence GTGAAGGACGCCTTCGGCCTCCCCCAGTCCATGCTCGTCCTCGGCGGTACGTCCGAGATCGCGCTCGCCACCGCACGCCGGCTGATCGCGCGCCGCACGCGCACGGTGTGGCTCGCGGGACGCCCCTCGCCCGCCCTGGAACAGGCCGCCGAGCAGTTGCGCGGTCATGGTGCCGACGTGCACACCGTCGCCTTCGACGCGCTCGACCCCGACGCCCACGAGAGCGCCCTGGGCAAGGTCTTCACGGAGGGCGACGTCGACATGGTGCTGCTCGCCTTCGGGATCCTCGGCGACCAGGCGCGCGACGAGCGCGAACCGGCCGCCGCGGTGCGCGTCGCGCAGACCAACTACACGGGTGCGGTGTCGGCGGCACTGGTGAGCGCCCGCGCGCTGCAGGAGCAGGGGCACGGCTCGCTGGTGGTGCTCTCCTCCGTCGCCGGCGAACGGGCCCGCCGCAGCGACTTCATCTACGGCTCCAGCAAGGCCGGCCTGGACGCCTTCGCACAGGGACTGGGCGACGCACTGCACGGCACGGGCGTGCGCGTCATGGTCGTACGCCCCGGGTTCGTCCGGTCGAAGATGACCGCCGGACTGCCGCGGGCACCGTTCGCGACGACACCGGAGGCGGTCGCGACGGCCGTCGAACTCGGGCTGCGGCGGCGCTCGGAGACGGTATGGGTGCCGGGCGTGCTCCGCGTGGTGATGTCGGCGCTGCGGCATGTTCCGCGGGACGTGTTCCGGCGGCTGGCCCTGTAG
- a CDS encoding YihY/virulence factor BrkB family protein → MDWLKKLPFIGPLVARLTLTHAWRSFERLDRVKWTRLAAAVTFTSFVALFPLLTVGAAIAAATLSKQQQTDLQDKIAEQVPGISDQLDIQNLVDNAGTIGLIAGAALLVTGIGWAGSMRDCLRAVWELPDEEENPLLRKAKDLGILVGLGGAVLVTLAASTVASAMVGWITRQMGVEKGGWGGILLYVAAFAVAVLADFLLLLYVLTLLPGVEPSRHRLVVAALIGAVGFELLKALLSGYMQGVAAKSMYGAFGVPVALLLWINFTAKLVLFCAAWTATQSKEQEVLTDESGDVPDPAAASGG, encoded by the coding sequence ATGGACTGGCTGAAGAAGCTTCCCTTCATCGGGCCGCTGGTGGCGCGCCTGACGCTCACGCACGCGTGGCGGTCGTTCGAGCGTCTGGACCGGGTGAAGTGGACGAGGCTCGCCGCCGCGGTGACGTTCACCAGCTTCGTCGCGCTGTTCCCGCTGCTCACCGTGGGCGCCGCGATCGCCGCCGCCACGCTCAGCAAGCAACAGCAGACCGACCTTCAGGACAAGATCGCCGAACAGGTGCCCGGCATCTCCGACCAGCTCGACATCCAGAACCTGGTCGACAACGCCGGCACCATCGGCCTCATCGCGGGCGCCGCCCTGCTGGTCACCGGCATCGGCTGGGCGGGCTCCATGCGGGACTGTCTGCGCGCGGTGTGGGAGCTGCCCGACGAGGAGGAGAACCCTCTCCTGCGCAAGGCCAAGGACCTGGGCATCCTCGTCGGGCTCGGCGGCGCCGTGCTGGTCACGCTCGCCGCCTCCACCGTCGCGTCCGCGATGGTCGGCTGGATCACCAGGCAGATGGGCGTCGAGAAGGGCGGCTGGGGCGGCATCCTGCTGTACGTCGCCGCCTTCGCCGTCGCCGTGCTCGCCGACTTCCTGCTGCTCCTGTACGTCCTCACGCTGCTGCCCGGCGTCGAGCCGTCCCGCCACCGCCTGGTCGTCGCGGCCCTGATCGGCGCGGTCGGCTTCGAACTGCTGAAGGCGCTGCTGAGCGGCTACATGCAGGGCGTGGCCGCGAAGAGCATGTACGGCGCGTTCGGCGTGCCGGTGGCGCTGCTGCTGTGGATCAACTTCACGGCGAAACTGGTCCTGTTCTGCGCCGCGTGGACGGCGACGCAGAGCAAGGAGCAGGAAGTACTCACGGACGAGTCCGGCGACGTACCAGATCCGGCAGCGGCCAGCGGCGGTTGA
- a CDS encoding D-alanyl-D-alanine carboxypeptidase family protein, giving the protein MPAPKKTVRRSLLVTSAALSSLALTAPVALAAPSPSTSPSATPPANMSSVGGTRLGQAGTQVNLGSGAPVLPKDITARSWVVADAESGEVLAAHNAHWRLPPASTMKMLFADTVLPKFPKTQKHKVVPTDLAGMGAGSSMVGIKEGETYSVRDLWLGVFLRSGNDAVHVLSAMNDGVDNTVKEMNEHAEELQALDTNVVTPDGYDAPRQVSSAYDLTLFARSGLQKKDFRDYCSTVRTAFPGETEKGKKGKSVRDSFEIQNTNRLLTGDSDVDVYPGIAGVKNGNTTNAGATFTGVAERGGRVLLVTVMHPEKNEHNEVYKETAKLFDWGFKAAGKAAPVGALVAPKSAEASAQPGANATAGQAGGAGNTSGTPAASGSAPGRSGGMGVALAISGGALVLLAAAAFLVNRRWPLPDLVRRRTRP; this is encoded by the coding sequence GTGCCCGCACCCAAGAAGACCGTCAGGCGATCCCTGCTGGTCACCTCCGCCGCCCTGTCCTCGCTCGCGCTGACCGCGCCCGTCGCCCTCGCGGCCCCCAGTCCCTCCACGAGTCCGTCGGCCACTCCCCCGGCGAACATGTCGAGCGTGGGCGGCACCCGTCTCGGGCAGGCGGGGACCCAGGTGAACCTCGGCAGCGGCGCCCCGGTGCTGCCCAAGGACATCACCGCGCGCTCCTGGGTCGTCGCGGACGCCGAGTCGGGCGAGGTGCTCGCGGCGCACAACGCGCACTGGCGGCTGCCCCCGGCGAGCACGATGAAGATGCTGTTCGCGGACACGGTGCTGCCGAAGTTCCCGAAGACGCAGAAGCACAAGGTCGTGCCCACCGACCTGGCCGGCATGGGGGCCGGTTCCAGCATGGTCGGGATAAAGGAGGGCGAGACGTACTCCGTGCGCGACCTGTGGCTCGGCGTCTTCCTGCGCTCCGGCAACGACGCCGTGCACGTCCTGTCGGCGATGAACGACGGCGTCGACAACACCGTCAAGGAGATGAACGAGCACGCCGAGGAGCTCCAGGCCCTCGACACGAACGTGGTCACACCCGACGGCTACGACGCCCCGAGGCAGGTCTCGTCCGCGTACGACCTGACGCTGTTCGCCCGTTCCGGACTGCAGAAGAAGGACTTCCGCGACTACTGCTCGACGGTCCGCACCGCGTTCCCCGGCGAGACGGAGAAGGGCAAGAAGGGCAAGTCGGTCCGCGACTCCTTCGAGATCCAGAACACCAACCGGCTGCTGACGGGCGACTCCGACGTCGACGTCTACCCGGGCATCGCCGGCGTCAAGAACGGCAACACGACGAACGCGGGCGCCACCTTCACCGGTGTCGCCGAGCGGGGCGGCAGGGTGCTGCTCGTCACCGTCATGCACCCGGAGAAGAACGAGCACAACGAGGTCTACAAGGAGACCGCCAAGCTCTTCGACTGGGGCTTCAAGGCGGCCGGGAAGGCGGCGCCGGTGGGTGCGCTGGTGGCGCCGAAGAGCGCGGAGGCGAGCGCTCAGCCGGGCGCGAACGCGACGGCGGGCCAGGCGGGCGGCGCCGGTAACACGTCCGGCACGCCGGCGGCGAGCGGCTCGGCCCCGGGCCGCTCCGGCGGCATGGGGGTCGCCCTCGCCATAAGCGGTGGTGCGCTGGTGCTGCTCGCGGCGGCCGCGTTCCTGGTCAACCGCCGCTGGCCGCTGCCGGATCTGGTACGTCGCCGGACTCGTCCGTGA
- a CDS encoding recombinase family protein: protein MAGIATLPGSEHLDTVRVAVYARQSKARPDSSEASPEAQVSAGESLSDSRGWRVVHRFKDVGRSGWDPKAVRPGFEELMKAVRAGEVDVVVVNELSRLTRKGAHDALEIDKEFKKYGVRFVSVLEPFLDTSNPIGVAIFALIAALAKQDSDIKAERLRGAKEEIKAVGGRHSSSAPYGMRAVRERIGNLVVSVLEPDEDNRDHVATVERMIEMSWEGISDNKIATTLEEEGVPAPGTAERRATEKRLASIKKRRVSGEQSPIRWRAQTVRWILNHPAIGGFASERVKRGKAHVNVIARDEAGSPLTPHRGVTDGAKWLELQERRNKRNKTNRQPGGSAEARLLSGWRFMRCDICAGSMGQTKNNGGQDYYSCANPKGHGGLTVKREYADDYVARRVWARLVNADMNNVEDREWVAAAALRFAQQTDSAGVEEERRETAAHLEHVRQSITELQEDRKAGLYRGRDELATWRATMQQYRAYEDQCVARLAELDEKTASAVHIPAEWFTPGEDPLGPESPWALWDVYERRAFLELFLTGLSVGPGRDPETRKYIAIENRVMLDWRPLPSNQDSDEEDEQEEALLTL from the coding sequence ATGGCAGGCATCGCCACGCTCCCCGGCAGCGAACACTTGGACACCGTGCGCGTCGCTGTGTACGCACGACAGTCCAAGGCGCGGCCCGACTCGTCGGAAGCCTCTCCGGAGGCGCAGGTATCTGCCGGTGAGTCGCTGTCCGACAGTCGAGGTTGGCGGGTGGTGCACAGGTTCAAAGACGTTGGACGGTCCGGTTGGGATCCAAAGGCCGTGCGTCCCGGCTTCGAAGAACTCATGAAGGCCGTCCGTGCCGGTGAGGTTGACGTGGTGGTCGTCAATGAGCTGTCGCGTCTGACGCGCAAGGGCGCGCACGATGCCCTGGAGATCGACAAAGAGTTCAAGAAATACGGCGTGCGGTTTGTGTCCGTGCTTGAGCCCTTTCTGGACACGTCCAACCCGATCGGCGTTGCCATCTTCGCGTTGATTGCCGCTCTCGCCAAGCAGGACAGCGATATCAAGGCGGAGCGTCTGCGGGGTGCGAAGGAAGAAATCAAGGCTGTCGGTGGTCGGCATTCCAGCTCCGCCCCGTACGGAATGCGGGCTGTCCGTGAGCGAATTGGAAATCTCGTTGTGTCGGTTCTTGAGCCGGACGAGGACAACCGGGATCACGTTGCGACCGTAGAGCGCATGATTGAGATGAGCTGGGAAGGGATTTCGGACAACAAGATTGCAACCACGCTTGAGGAGGAGGGGGTTCCCGCCCCCGGAACTGCGGAACGCCGCGCGACTGAGAAGCGTCTCGCATCCATCAAGAAGCGTCGCGTGTCCGGTGAGCAAAGCCCGATTCGGTGGCGTGCTCAGACTGTTCGATGGATTCTCAATCATCCGGCCATCGGAGGATTCGCCAGCGAGCGAGTCAAGCGAGGGAAGGCACACGTCAACGTCATCGCGCGCGATGAGGCCGGCTCGCCGCTGACGCCTCATAGGGGCGTCACTGACGGGGCCAAGTGGCTTGAGTTGCAGGAGCGTCGGAACAAGCGCAACAAGACGAACAGGCAGCCGGGTGGATCCGCTGAGGCTCGCCTCCTGAGCGGGTGGCGCTTCATGCGTTGCGATATCTGTGCTGGCTCCATGGGGCAGACGAAGAACAACGGTGGGCAGGACTACTACAGTTGCGCCAACCCGAAGGGGCATGGCGGGCTTACTGTCAAGCGTGAGTATGCCGACGATTACGTTGCTCGGCGAGTGTGGGCGCGACTCGTGAATGCCGATATGAACAATGTGGAAGACCGGGAATGGGTGGCCGCCGCCGCTCTCCGGTTCGCGCAGCAGACCGACTCGGCGGGTGTAGAAGAAGAACGGCGTGAGACTGCCGCTCACCTTGAGCACGTAAGGCAGTCCATCACGGAGCTTCAGGAGGATCGTAAGGCCGGGCTGTACCGGGGCCGTGATGAGCTGGCCACCTGGCGCGCAACCATGCAGCAGTACCGGGCGTACGAGGATCAATGCGTTGCACGTCTCGCGGAGTTGGATGAGAAGACTGCCAGCGCGGTTCATATTCCGGCTGAGTGGTTCACACCAGGAGAAGACCCGTTGGGGCCGGAATCGCCGTGGGCATTGTGGGATGTATATGAGCGACGCGCTTTCCTTGAGTTGTTCCTCACCGGCCTATCAGTCGGTCCGGGACGAGACCCGGAAACCCGGAAGTACATCGCGATCGAGAATCGCGTGATGTTGGACTGGCGGCCACTTCCGAGCAACCAGGACAGCGACGAGGAGGACGAGCAGGAGGAAGCACTCCTGACGCTCTAG
- a CDS encoding DUF397 domain-containing protein, producing MIRANSLPEAAWRKSTYSDNGGNTCVEVVDGLSAVPVRDSKNKEGAALVVSRSAWASFVNSVK from the coding sequence GTGATCCGCGCAAACAGCCTGCCCGAGGCGGCATGGCGCAAGAGCACCTACAGCGACAACGGCGGAAACACCTGCGTCGAGGTCGTTGACGGACTGTCGGCCGTGCCTGTCCGGGACTCGAAGAACAAGGAAGGCGCGGCCTTGGTCGTCAGCCGCTCGGCTTGGGCCTCGTTCGTCAACTCCGTGAAGTAG
- a CDS encoding helix-turn-helix transcriptional regulator: MTVEEQDLKEQGSMLTFFGSEVQRLRQRKGVSQDALAKATHCARTLVNKIENAVRVPSKDFAKGADEFLDADGHLTRLWPLVILYAYPSWFRPLVELEKQAAVIRTFEPTLVPGLLQTRDYARATLTVRRTNDVDTLLDARMERQTILERESPPELWAVMDETLLRRRVGDARVMREQLQRLMDLSERPSIVIQVVPSSIGAHAAVAGAFHTLTFKEGVKGTRALPVVHADGFLRGQLSADPADFKAAQRAYDLLMGEALSVQASIDLIADVMKETT; the protein is encoded by the coding sequence ATGACGGTCGAGGAACAGGACCTCAAGGAACAGGGCTCGATGCTGACTTTCTTCGGGTCCGAGGTACAGCGGCTACGCCAGAGGAAAGGGGTGTCCCAGGATGCCCTGGCCAAGGCCACTCATTGCGCGAGAACCCTGGTCAACAAGATCGAGAACGCCGTCCGGGTTCCGTCGAAGGACTTCGCCAAGGGCGCCGACGAGTTCCTGGACGCCGACGGGCACCTGACTCGACTGTGGCCGCTCGTCATCCTCTACGCGTATCCGAGCTGGTTCAGGCCGCTCGTGGAACTGGAGAAACAGGCCGCCGTCATCCGCACGTTTGAGCCGACGCTCGTCCCCGGACTACTACAGACCAGGGACTACGCCCGGGCAACCCTGACCGTCCGCCGAACCAACGACGTGGACACCTTGCTTGACGCCCGCATGGAACGACAGACCATCCTCGAACGGGAGAGCCCTCCAGAGCTGTGGGCCGTCATGGACGAAACCTTGTTGCGGCGGAGGGTGGGTGACGCCAGGGTGATGCGTGAACAGCTACAGCGTCTGATGGATCTGTCCGAACGGCCGTCCATCGTGATCCAAGTCGTGCCCTCCAGTATCGGCGCCCACGCTGCCGTCGCTGGCGCCTTCCACACGCTCACCTTCAAGGAAGGCGTCAAGGGCACTCGGGCGCTGCCTGTGGTCCACGCGGACGGCTTTCTGCGGGGTCAGCTTTCGGCTGATCCGGCAGACTTCAAAGCGGCGCAACGGGCCTATGATCTGCTCATGGGCGAGGCCCTGTCAGTACAAGCGTCGATCGACCTGATCGCCGACGTCATGAAGGAAACCACGTGA
- a CDS encoding GntR family transcriptional regulator: protein MAVREHIERRPAMYMQVAQRVADDIRRGRYQPGELLPSEAQMVEMYGVGKATARAAVAELRHMGLAESRQGKGSIVLGSGAVLPSTSVDRSIQRTTKGSWRLPEVTETEAPAVSRTTLDGPPALLLGQQDQDAISVDRMLYDPATGARMAHRVLIPMATAAEVPSLAEQPDAEVSDLYRQLAEAGVTLSFTEHVTARTPYPDERTALGISDANPLLITYRITADADQERPLLCEELKAPAATCQLTYPVTPTKPAAQRITRRRSRSE, encoded by the coding sequence ATGGCAGTCCGAGAGCACATCGAACGCCGTCCAGCCATGTACATGCAGGTAGCCCAGCGCGTGGCCGACGACATCCGGCGCGGCCGCTACCAGCCCGGCGAACTCCTGCCGTCCGAGGCTCAGATGGTGGAGATGTACGGCGTGGGCAAGGCCACCGCACGGGCCGCCGTCGCCGAGCTGCGCCACATGGGGCTGGCCGAGTCCCGGCAGGGCAAGGGCAGCATCGTGCTTGGCTCTGGCGCAGTGCTGCCCTCAACGAGCGTGGACCGATCCATCCAGCGCACCACGAAGGGGAGTTGGCGCCTGCCGGAGGTCACGGAGACGGAGGCGCCCGCCGTCAGCAGGACCACACTCGACGGACCGCCCGCACTCCTGTTGGGCCAGCAGGACCAGGACGCCATCAGTGTTGACCGCATGCTCTACGACCCTGCGACCGGAGCCCGGATGGCTCACCGTGTCCTGATCCCGATGGCCACCGCAGCCGAGGTGCCCTCACTCGCCGAGCAGCCCGACGCCGAAGTCAGCGACCTGTACCGGCAGCTTGCCGAGGCCGGAGTCACTCTGTCGTTCACCGAGCACGTCACCGCCCGCACCCCGTATCCGGACGAGCGCACCGCACTCGGAATCAGCGACGCCAACCCGCTCCTGATCACCTACCGCATCACCGCCGACGCCGACCAGGAGCGCCCGCTGTTGTGCGAGGAGCTGAAGGCACCCGCCGCCACGTGCCAGCTCACCTATCCCGTGACGCCGACGAAGCCAGCCGCCCAGCGCATCACCCGCCGCCGATCCCGATCGGAGTAA
- a CDS encoding replication initiator: MYPLSTEARRSVLDAAERLRLLSPTERDLIRLVHEPGFPRWLEQIKSIGGCAHPIYLAGHTTTSDAVTGEVLRHYDTSEEPGSRMPVRCRNRRETRCAPCSYLHAGDTFQLVRSGLSGGKGVTDGVRRHPRLFVTLTAPSFGAVHRASGPDGAFCRPRRSGGVCEHGRPLGCGQKHEDTDSVVGQPLCPDCYDYAGHVLWHSSAGALWNRYCHMLRRHLATAAGITQTRLGEHLKVSFAKVAEYQRRGAIHFHAVIRLDGPDGPSSPPPPWVTTDMLSDAVGSAAAKVEVHTLYSPATGERILKWGEQLDVHVIRSDAFTESSTVTDSAVAAYVAKYVSKSVGDAGGIDYRIQDFDSIRLAPVNAHLRALMTACWRLGGLPELDALNLRAWAHTLGYRGHVLTKSRQYSTTYGALRAVRADHQGGGGLLALEERDTVTESAWRYVGSGHSPAEADFAYGIAEDLATLREIRRDMIAEGWKYAS, encoded by the coding sequence GTGTATCCGCTGTCGACCGAAGCGCGACGGTCAGTCCTTGATGCGGCTGAGCGGCTGCGCCTTCTCTCCCCTACCGAGCGTGACTTGATCCGGCTCGTCCATGAGCCGGGATTCCCGCGCTGGCTGGAGCAGATCAAATCCATTGGCGGGTGTGCTCACCCGATCTACCTCGCCGGGCACACCACGACCAGTGACGCCGTGACGGGTGAGGTGCTGCGGCACTACGACACCAGCGAGGAACCCGGTAGCCGGATGCCGGTGCGCTGCCGCAACCGCCGTGAGACGCGCTGTGCGCCGTGCTCCTACCTGCATGCGGGCGACACCTTCCAGCTGGTGCGCTCCGGCCTGTCGGGCGGCAAGGGGGTCACGGACGGCGTCCGGCGTCACCCCCGGCTCTTCGTCACCCTCACCGCTCCCTCGTTCGGCGCGGTGCACCGTGCGAGCGGCCCTGACGGGGCCTTCTGCCGCCCTCGACGGAGCGGCGGAGTCTGCGAACACGGGCGGCCCCTGGGCTGCGGTCAAAAGCACGAGGACACGGATTCCGTCGTGGGTCAGCCGCTGTGCCCAGACTGCTACGACTACGCCGGACACGTCCTATGGCACTCAAGTGCCGGCGCACTGTGGAACCGCTATTGCCACATGCTCAGGCGGCATTTGGCGACGGCCGCAGGAATCACCCAAACCCGCCTGGGTGAACACCTGAAAGTCTCCTTCGCTAAAGTCGCCGAATACCAGCGGCGGGGAGCCATCCACTTTCACGCGGTGATCCGGCTCGACGGGCCCGACGGCCCTTCCTCACCTCCGCCCCCCTGGGTGACAACCGACATGCTCTCCGACGCCGTAGGGTCGGCTGCCGCAAAGGTAGAGGTACACACGCTCTATTCCCCGGCGACCGGTGAACGGATCCTCAAGTGGGGCGAACAACTCGACGTACATGTGATCCGCAGCGACGCATTCACCGAATCCTCGACGGTAACCGACAGCGCCGTTGCGGCCTACGTCGCGAAATACGTCTCCAAGAGCGTCGGCGATGCGGGCGGAATCGACTACCGCATACAAGACTTCGACAGCATCCGTCTGGCCCCGGTGAACGCCCACCTGCGCGCCCTCATGACCGCCTGCTGGCGCCTGGGCGGCCTGCCCGAACTGGACGCGCTGAACCTGCGGGCCTGGGCTCACACACTCGGCTACCGGGGCCACGTGCTCACCAAGTCACGCCAGTACTCCACCACATACGGCGCACTACGCGCAGTCCGGGCCGACCACCAGGGCGGGGGCGGCCTGCTCGCCCTGGAGGAGCGCGACACCGTCACTGAGTCCGCCTGGCGCTATGTCGGCTCCGGGCACTCCCCGGCCGAGGCGGATTTCGCATACGGCATAGCCGAAGACCTGGCGACCCTACGCGAAATCAGAAGAGACATGATCGCCGAGGGGTGGAAATATGCCTCCTAG
- a CDS encoding SCO4848 family membrane protein produces MKLTRPVSWFLAAFGVWSWVIWVTFVNNLFKDASGLAFDDGEPTAYLWVHLTLAVVSFLLGTAIGVIGFRGVRASRRSEE; encoded by the coding sequence ATGAAGCTCACCCGCCCTGTCTCCTGGTTCCTCGCAGCGTTCGGCGTCTGGTCGTGGGTGATCTGGGTAACCTTCGTCAACAACCTGTTCAAGGATGCCAGCGGACTTGCCTTTGATGACGGCGAGCCTACGGCTTACCTGTGGGTGCACCTCACTCTTGCTGTCGTGTCCTTCCTTCTGGGCACCGCCATCGGCGTCATTGGCTTCCGGGGCGTTCGAGCGTCCCGTCGCTCTGAGGAGTAG
- a CDS encoding SCO4848 family membrane protein: protein MAGVVLGTCVWITFVKNLVKDGSGLAFDGGHPTAYFWVHLTLAVVSFVLGTVIGGIGLRGLRALRQTQ from the coding sequence TTGGCCGGGGTTGTACTGGGTACTTGCGTATGGATCACTTTCGTCAAGAACCTGGTCAAGGACGGCAGCGGCCTCGCGTTCGACGGCGGCCACCCGACGGCGTACTTCTGGGTGCACCTGACGCTCGCTGTCGTCTCGTTCGTATTGGGGACGGTCATCGGCGGCATCGGGTTGCGCGGACTGCGCGCTTTGCGCCAGACGCAGTAA